The Triticum urartu cultivar G1812 chromosome 5, Tu2.1, whole genome shotgun sequence genome contains the following window.
AAACATTGAGAGCAAATAGTATACTTACAGTTCTTGGTGTAATAAATCCCGAGAAAAGGTTCCAAAGAGCATAGAATGCCGTGGAAGCAACAGAGGCAACGTTGTAGTTTGGGGTCAGGCCCACCGACATCATTCCGTAAAATGTGAAGTAAGCTAGAGTGAAGTACATGAAGAACAGGTACCAAAAGAATTTGACAGCTGTCCACTCGAACCCAATCATAGCATATACTAGCACACCATATATCAAGGACTGGACAAAGATGTATGGAAGTTCAATTGCAACCTGCAAAGGGAAGGATGTTAGGGCTCTTATTGTCTTACCGTTGCTTTCCACTTAGGGGATTTGTTTTAACTATCTGTACCATCTTTTCTGGCTGTAATTCAATATTATCTGAAACCTTTTATGAAGCCTCGTTTACATCTGTTTATTATGCTCTACGTGAGAATGTGATGCCATCTGTTTGTTGAGCTCCCTAGTCTTGTTTTTACTTGGCATATAAAATAATTACAGACGAAAGTTAATGCAAAGTAAATTTACCTGTCCCAATGCATATGGCAAAGGTGAGTACATGTGAGCCGCTCTTTCCCTGTAAAAGACCGTGCGCTCAACAGCCACAACTGGCTGAACTGAGGCAGAGTTCTGCACCCCCATGAACAAAACTGAGGAATACATGGAACCCATGGCATTGAACAAGTCCTGTTGATTGTGTCTGCAAGAGTAAAATGTTTCTAGTGAATTTTGAAGGTAAGAACCATATGTAATCTCCTCAACAAATACCATGTATTATTTTGTACTTTCTTTTGTTACATATTATCTTACCTTTTTTTGCCAATGCCCCAGAACATTGTCCCAAACAACAGTGCAATAACTGTAGTATAGAAGTACTTGACAGCTGTGTATGGAGGGTTTCTCCAGTATGACAGGCTTTGCTTCCACAGGCAAGCAAAACACTGTGTGAGGAAAGTTTGTGAGTATTGGGTTGGAAAGGATAGGTCGCTTGAACCTTCAGGAGGTGTGCTTAGCTCCTTTATTAGATTTTTGTTCCTCCTGAAATGCAACAAAACCAATAATATTAGTGCACATTTAAGACACTATTCAGTTGCAGAAGATTAAACTGAATACTAGTATGATACTACTGTTGTCATGCTTTTAAAATGGGCCATATATGATTTCAATGTTGTTTGTAATGCATATTTGTCCGAAAATATTCTGGTGTTTTCTAGTTTAGAGATCTCCCTCTTAAATACTAGTTTAAACTTTAAACATGCTGAAGAAAATATTGTTTTTTGCTCTTTGTTTCGAAATATAAGATTTCATAGCTTAAATCAATATTTTTCGGTCTTTCATTCATTAGTTATTAAATCATGAAGTAATGCAAACAGAAGCCTACCGATATAGATCAGAATTCTTGTATACTTGACTGAAGTTAATCCCAGTCATCTGTTCTTGTGTTGCACTAGTCACTTCCAGCATCCATGTTGAAGGATTGTAACCGTCTTTAATCTTTCTGACATCTTCAACAGCCTGTGTAGAACCAAAGGAAAACAATTCAGTAACATTTTTGTTCGGTGCGAGGCTGCATATATAAACATGCACTAATTTATGTTCTCTTCGTCACCTCAAAATATCTGATCAATTCACATGAGTGCCGGCCTAGTGGACCTACATAAATCTCTTCACCTCCTCGTTTCATCAGGAAGAGCTACAAAGACACACATGATCATCAGGTATTAAAAGCGTTGATAAACAGTATGAATTGCCCGTGTGTTGCTTTACTGTTTTTTTTTCTTTACTACATGTAGGCACTGCATTTAGTACCtcatcaaaagactcaaatatgTCGATGCTTGGTTGATGAATGGTGCAAACAACTGTCCGTCCTGTATCTACAGTATTCCTTATTGCCCTCATGACAATGGCTGCTGCCCGTGCATCAAGTCCAGATGTTGGTTCGTCCATGAAAATGATGGAAGGGTTAGCAACCAGCTCCACTGCTATTGTTAgccttttcctttgctcagtcgACAATCCACTCACACCAGGTAATCCAACCAATGCATCTCTTAAGGGGGAGAGTTCCACCAATTCCATGACCTCATCAATGAACATCTGCAGACCAGATTTCATGTGTTAGAGCAGTCAGCAGGTATTGTCTCCCTTGCCAAGATATGAGTAGTACATAAATGTGATCAACAGTCACGTCAAAATATCTGTCTGAATCATTTCGGTGAATTTGAATTCAACAGTTATCGATTTTATATTTTATATCGTACAACATTTGAGATCAGTTGCCAATTTGTTTTACGGAACATAATCAGTTGCAATATTAGTTTTCTCACTTAATCATGTTTCATACAATTTTATAGTAAATATATATACTCGTATACTATGAAAACATTCAAAAGAAAAACAAATTGTTCTTTGCAAACCTTTCTTGTTGAGGAATCGACATTGGCAGGTAGTCGGAGCCATGAAGAGAATGCAAGAGACTCATAGACGGTCACATTTGGTGAATGAATGTCGTTCTGCTCACAGTATCCCGATACACGAGCAAAAGTTTCTTGCTTCTTTGGATAACCAGAGATTGTAATGTTTCCCTCTATGTATCCACTGGTCTTCCGTCCAGCCAACACATCCATCAGTGTTGTCTTACCGGCACCACTGACACCCATAAGAGCTGTAAGCACTCCTGGCCTAAATGAACCACTGATACCCTTCAGTAGTTCCAACCGACTCTCTGCCACACCTTGTGCTTTAATTTCCTACATTTTTTGTTGGATAAAGGAGTTATGCATGATATTTTCACTCATTTATGTTCCATATATTGTACGTATCTGTACTTTATAGaattttcaaaaagaaaataCCTGTGGCATGTCTACACTGTATTTTATATCATCGAATGTGATGGAGAGAGGCACAAAAGGGAGGACCATTCCTTTCTTGCCTGAGTTCACTGTTGCATGATTGGAAGTCGATTCATCATTGCTCCCATCCTCAGTATCTGGTAGACATATGCAAATGGTAATTTTAAATTATACCTCAACTATCAGGCTGGGAAGTCAAATTTATTGAGCTTTGCCACTTGGCCATTATGTTATATCTTTTTCAAATTGATGACTATGGAATCAGTAAGTACCTCTAGATGCTATTGTACTGTTGTTAACCCGTCCTCTCGATGATGCTTCTAAAACTTCACCAGTGAGATTAGCTTGTTTTATCTTCAATGTTTCTTCAGATACTGTTGGCTGGTTGCTGTCAAATGCTGCAGATAGGAGAATGTATGAGATTAGAATTTACAGCATTGTTTTTTGAAATTGCAAAATTAGCTACCTATTTGCATTCTAAATACAAGTTATTTCTGACTCACGGTCGAGGAATGTGAGGCAGACGGTATAGAGGATATTAAATAGTAGCACATATCCGAGCAAGGCACCAGCACCAATCCAGTACCACTTCGTATCAGGAAAGACCCCTCGAGATTTCAGAACCAGGTTTCCAAGTGGTTCCTTGAAACCGGGGATTGTCTGTAGTACAACAGTAACAATATGCTTTAGCCAGGCATATTCAGAAAGACGATTGTTTATCCTTTTTTTTCACAAAAGTCTATTTACCTTGTTCCAGCTGTGACCTAGGAACTCATTCACCGATAGTGCATTTTGTGCGTACATCAGGGGTGATATCCAGTACCCCCATATCCACCATTTCTTTACATTCTCTGTTAAATCAAAGGAATGTTTTAATCTATGATTCACAGATGCCACATCCAATGAGGAAAAGGTAACTGAACTCAGGAAATTTAGTCCAGGTGTTCTTAGGTGGACACTTCAAAATCAGTTTTGGACTTCAGCTTAGCTACTTTTGCATACCTCTTGCCAGGACGAATCCACCAGTGAGCATAAAAATTAGTATGCAGAAGGACCCGAGGGTGCTTGAAACAACCTGATGCCTTGCAAGACCAGCAATGAAGCGAAAGAGTCCAGATGATGCCTCGTTCATTAAAAAGAGCAGCAGGAACTGCCTAAAAAATCTGTAGCATTGCATTGTTTTCATTAGCTTCTGCAATACATTAAAAAAAGATAATGTATGTTAGAATTCCACCCTTACCTCTGTACGTTGGGATCAAATCCAATGCCATAGTATGTTATGCCGACCCAAATTGTTACATTGAGCAAGGAGAGAGGGGTCTTAATGAGCCATGACGGCAACGTGTATGTCCATGCTGGAAAGAAGAGAAGATTCCGTTGCTTGAAAAAAACAGGGAGCTTTGCAATAGTTAGACCTACTTCTGCTAAACCATTGAACATGATCATCAAAATCCCAAAGAAGAGAGCACCCATGTATATCCCTCCATCTGTCACCGAGTCATGATGCATATTGATGCGCAGAAAGACGGTCATTGCGATGATCGCCATGATTGTCAACTGAAGAATAAAGAGAAATAGTAAGAAAATTTATGTTATGTTCTTATCTAGGAATAACAACGAAATCAGTTAGTGTCGAACTTTTTTAATAGATTTTGCCTTTTAGAATCATCACCTGAGTTGCCTTGAATATATACACAAAGGAGTTTCTTTTCATGAGCAGCACCTCTCTGTTGATATTAGCTTTGAGTAGTTCCTTCATGCTGGCACCGTATTGTGATGTTTTCAGAGCTGCGGGATGACTTCCATTCTTGTCAAACGGCACTGCTAACTCACTCTTTATAG
Protein-coding sequences here:
- the LOC125509104 gene encoding ABC transporter G family member 53, which codes for MDDAGEIHAFGRSLRRESSVWSRGGEELFSRSSRDEDDEEALRWAALEKLPTYDRARTAVLAMPEGELKEVNVDRLGAQEKHALLQRIAWVGDDHERFLSKFKDRVDRVGIQLPTIEVRYDNLNVEAEAYVGSRGLPTILNTYANVLEGLANALHLTQNKKRKISILHNVSGIIKPHRMTLLLGPPGAGKTSLLLALAGTLPSSLKMSGDIIYNGHTMDEFVPRRSAAYVSQHDLHMAELTVRETVNFSAKCQGIGHRFDLLMELSRREKEENIKPDPEIDIYLKAAATGEQKAEVVTNHILKVLGLDICADTLVGNNMLRGISGGQKKRVTTAEMLVTPGRALFMDEISTGLDSSTTFQIVNSIRQTIHIIGGTAVIALLQPAPETYELFDDIILLSDGQVVYNGPREHVLEFFKSMGFKCPERKGVADFLQEVTSRKDQGQYWINSDETYRYVPVKEFAEAFQSFHVGQAIKSELAVPFDKNGSHPAALKTSQYGASMKELLKANINREVLLMKRNSFVYIFKATQLTIMAIIAMTVFLRINMHHDSVTDGGIYMGALFFGILMIMFNGLAEVGLTIAKLPVFFKQRNLLFFPAWTYTLPSWLIKTPLSLLNVTIWVGITYYGIGFDPNVQRFFRQFLLLFLMNEASSGLFRFIAGLARHQVVSSTLGSFCILIFMLTGGFVLARENVKKWWIWGYWISPLMYAQNALSVNEFLGHSWNKTIPGFKEPLGNLVLKSRGVFPDTKWYWIGAGALLGYVLLFNILYTVCLTFLDPFDSNQPTVSEETLKIKQANLTGEVLEASSRGRVNNSTIASRDTEDGSNDESTSNHATVNSGKKGMVLPFVPLSITFDDIKYSVDMPQEIKAQGVAESRLELLKGISGSFRPGVLTALMGVSGAGKTTLMDVLAGRKTSGYIEGNITISGYPKKQETFARVSGYCEQNDIHSPNVTVYESLAFSSWLRLPANVDSSTRKMFIDEVMELVELSPLRDALVGLPGVSGLSTEQRKRLTIAVELVANPSIIFMDEPTSGLDARAAAIVMRAIRNTVDTGRTVVCTIHQPSIDIFESFDELFLMKRGGEEIYVGPLGRHSCELIRYFEAVEDVRKIKDGYNPSTWMLEVTSATQEQMTGINFSQVYKNSDLYRRNKNLIKELSTPPEGSSDLSFPTQYSQTFLTQCFACLWKQSLSYWRNPPYTAVKYFYTTVIALLFGTMFWGIGKKRHNQQDLFNAMGSMYSSVLFMGVQNSASVQPVVAVERTVFYRERAAHMYSPLPYALGQVAIELPYIFVQSLIYGVLVYAMIGFEWTAVKFFWYLFFMYFTLAYFTFYGMMSVGLTPNYNVASVASTAFYALWNLFSGFITPRTRIPIWWRWYYWLSPIAWTLNGLVTSQFGDVTEKFDNGVRVSDFVESYFGYHHDFLWVVAVVVVSFALLFAFLFGLSIKLFNFQKR